In the Opitutia bacterium genome, one interval contains:
- the fabD gene encoding ACP S-malonyltransferase codes for MSLALLFAGQGAQKVGMGKSLYDGSAAARALYDQANQVLGWDLKKLSFEGPEAELTQTKVCQPALFVHGLAVVAALKERGKLPEVSIALGLSLGEVTALTAAGVFDFATGLKVVARRGELMQQACEKSVGGMAAIIGEERAKVAELCREFDIEAANFNAPGQIIVSGEKTKVEALVAAAKDKGLKRVMPLNVAGAYHSRLMEPARAEFAQFLEGVTFNRPAFTVFTNTTGQAVSEPAQIREALVKQVVSSVLWEDCMRSAVAAGATEFWECGPGGVLAGLARRTEKAWVVKSFSELSELPA; via the coding sequence ATGTCATTGGCACTTCTTTTCGCAGGGCAGGGCGCCCAGAAAGTCGGCATGGGCAAGTCGCTTTACGACGGCTCCGCCGCCGCGCGCGCGCTTTACGACCAAGCCAACCAAGTGCTCGGCTGGGATTTGAAGAAACTCAGCTTCGAGGGACCCGAGGCGGAACTCACGCAGACCAAGGTCTGCCAGCCCGCGCTGTTCGTCCACGGTCTCGCGGTCGTCGCGGCGCTGAAGGAGCGCGGCAAGTTGCCGGAAGTGAGCATCGCGCTCGGCCTCAGCCTCGGCGAAGTGACCGCGCTGACCGCGGCCGGCGTTTTCGATTTTGCAACCGGCCTCAAAGTCGTGGCGCGCCGCGGCGAACTCATGCAGCAGGCGTGCGAGAAGAGCGTCGGCGGCATGGCTGCGATCATCGGCGAGGAGCGCGCGAAGGTCGCCGAGCTTTGCCGTGAGTTCGACATCGAGGCGGCCAATTTCAACGCGCCCGGCCAGATCATCGTTTCCGGCGAGAAGACCAAAGTCGAAGCGCTCGTCGCCGCGGCCAAGGATAAGGGCCTCAAGCGCGTCATGCCGCTCAACGTCGCGGGAGCCTACCACAGTCGCCTGATGGAACCGGCGCGCGCGGAATTTGCGCAGTTCCTCGAAGGCGTGACGTTCAATCGCCCCGCCTTCACCGTCTTCACCAACACCACCGGCCAGGCCGTGAGCGAGCCGGCACAGATTCGCGAAGCGCTGGTCAAACAGGTCGTGTCGAGCGTGCTGTGGGAAGATTGCATGCGCAGCGCCGTCGCTGCCGGCGCCACGGAATTCTGGGAGTGCGGCCCGGGCGGCGTCCTCGCCGGACTCGCGCGCCGCACCGAGAAGGCGTGGGTCGTCAAATCGTTCAGCGAACTCTCCGAACTTCCCGCTTAA